The following proteins come from a genomic window of Streptomyces sp. NBC_01716:
- a CDS encoding ABC transporter substrate-binding protein, with the protein MRIFKSRAAGAIVTALAVALIATGCSSERDEEGDSGGAKDTLVFGGPGDPGSLDPALASDGETFRVTRQAFEALLKHESGGSELAPALAEKWSSNEAGTVWTFNLRKDVTFHDGEKFNAAAVCANYDHWFNWKGTYQSSAVSYYWQTVMGGFAANEDPETPKANYKSCTAKDDSTAVIEVNEPSANLPGGFSLQALAIHSPKALAEYAKQDATAKGDAITYPKYSQVAGTVAGTGPYKITEWNKGNKEVSLERYEDYWGSKAKIKNLVFRTIDTEDGRRQALQAGDIDGYDLVAPADVATLEGDGFQVPTRDVFNIFYVGMSQEKNKALQKPEVRQAIAHAIDRENLVKTQLPAGGVVATQFMPDTVAGYSDAVQKYAFDTAKAKQLLAGADESALKVEFCYPTEVTRPYMPAPQDMFELMKADLEKAGITVTPKPMKWAPDYIDATEAGGCELHMLGWTGDFNDGYNFIGTWFAEYDKQWGFKDKGVFDALKAASIETDPAKRTDLYKKANETIMAYLPGVPISSSPPAIAFAGNVNPPKVSPLTQENFAETSFK; encoded by the coding sequence ATGCGAATATTCAAGTCCCGAGCCGCTGGGGCGATCGTCACGGCCTTGGCCGTCGCACTGATCGCCACAGGCTGTTCCAGTGAGCGCGACGAGGAAGGTGACTCGGGCGGCGCGAAGGACACCTTGGTCTTCGGCGGCCCCGGTGACCCCGGTTCGCTGGACCCGGCGCTGGCGAGCGACGGCGAGACCTTCCGCGTCACCCGTCAGGCCTTCGAGGCCCTGCTGAAGCACGAGTCGGGCGGCAGCGAGCTGGCCCCCGCCCTGGCCGAGAAGTGGTCGAGCAACGAGGCCGGCACGGTCTGGACGTTCAACCTCCGTAAGGACGTGACCTTCCACGACGGCGAGAAGTTCAACGCCGCCGCCGTGTGCGCCAATTACGACCACTGGTTCAACTGGAAGGGCACGTACCAGTCCAGCGCGGTCTCCTACTACTGGCAGACCGTCATGGGCGGCTTCGCGGCCAACGAGGACCCCGAGACGCCGAAGGCGAACTACAAGTCCTGCACCGCGAAGGACGACAGCACCGCCGTCATCGAGGTCAACGAGCCCTCCGCGAACCTCCCCGGCGGCTTCTCCCTCCAGGCGCTGGCGATCCACTCGCCGAAGGCGCTGGCCGAGTACGCGAAGCAGGACGCGACCGCCAAGGGCGACGCCATCACGTACCCCAAGTACAGCCAGGTGGCGGGGACGGTCGCGGGCACCGGACCGTACAAGATCACCGAGTGGAACAAGGGCAACAAGGAAGTCTCGCTGGAGCGTTACGAGGACTACTGGGGCTCCAAGGCGAAGATCAAGAATCTGGTCTTCCGTACCATCGACACCGAGGACGGCCGTCGCCAGGCCCTCCAGGCCGGTGACATCGACGGCTACGACCTGGTCGCCCCGGCCGATGTGGCGACACTCGAGGGAGACGGCTTCCAGGTCCCCACGCGTGACGTCTTCAACATCTTCTACGTCGGCATGAGCCAGGAGAAGAACAAGGCCCTGCAGAAGCCCGAGGTCCGCCAGGCCATCGCGCACGCCATCGACCGCGAGAACCTGGTCAAGACGCAGCTGCCCGCGGGCGGCGTCGTGGCGACGCAGTTCATGCCCGACACGGTCGCCGGCTACTCGGACGCGGTCCAGAAGTACGCCTTCGACACCGCCAAGGCCAAGCAGCTCCTCGCGGGGGCCGACGAGAGCGCGCTGAAGGTCGAGTTCTGCTACCCGACCGAGGTCACCCGCCCGTACATGCCCGCGCCGCAGGACATGTTCGAGCTGATGAAGGCCGACCTGGAGAAGGCCGGGATCACCGTCACGCCCAAGCCCATGAAGTGGGCGCCGGACTACATCGACGCCACCGAGGCCGGCGGCTGCGAACTGCACATGCTGGGCTGGACCGGTGACTTCAACGACGGTTACAACTTCATCGGCACCTGGTTCGCCGAGTACGACAAGCAGTGGGGCTTCAAGGACAAGGGCGTCTTCGACGCGCTGAAGGCCGCGTCGATCGAGACGGACCCGGCCAAGCGGACGGACCTCTACAAGAAGGCCAACGAGACGATCATGGCGTACCTCCCGGGTGTGCCGATCTCCTCGTCGCCGCCGGCGATCGCGTTCGCGGGCAACGTCAATCCGCCGAAGGTCTCCCCGCTGACGCAGGAGAACTTCGCCGAGACGTCCTTCAAGTAG
- a CDS encoding ABC transporter ATP-binding protein, whose translation MSLLSVDALSVTFAEQGRGRGRSAGRGLGTKAVDGVSFDVAEGQVVGLVGESGCGKSVTALALMGLLPGKGVSVGGRAEFDGADLLSMGERKIRDLRGSQLAMIFQDPLSSLNPVVPIGVQVTEILSRHRGLKGEPARKEAASLLDRVGIPDPDRRLKEYPHQLSGGMRQRALIAMAVACAPRLLIADEPTTALDVTIQAQILELLKELVDQQGTALLMITHDLGVVAGLCDQVNVLYAGRAVETAGRRELFAHPTHPYAHGLLGSIPRLDAPRGDPLRPIRGSINDKIAWADGCAFAPRCDFYTMECLTGTPELTEPRAPGHQVRCVNPVLPAEAATGTAEVSS comes from the coding sequence ATGTCGCTACTGTCGGTTGACGCACTGTCGGTGACCTTCGCGGAGCAGGGAAGGGGACGGGGGAGGAGTGCCGGCCGAGGGCTCGGCACGAAGGCCGTCGACGGTGTCTCCTTCGATGTCGCCGAGGGCCAAGTAGTAGGACTGGTGGGCGAGTCGGGCTGCGGCAAGTCCGTGACCGCGCTCGCCCTGATGGGGCTGCTCCCGGGGAAGGGGGTGAGCGTCGGCGGGCGGGCGGAGTTCGACGGCGCGGACCTGCTCTCCATGGGCGAGAGGAAGATCCGCGATCTGCGCGGCAGCCAGCTAGCGATGATCTTCCAGGACCCGCTGTCCTCGCTCAACCCGGTCGTCCCCATCGGCGTTCAGGTCACCGAGATCCTGAGCCGCCACCGCGGGCTGAAGGGCGAACCGGCCCGTAAGGAAGCCGCCTCGCTGCTCGACCGGGTGGGGATCCCCGACCCGGACCGGCGGCTGAAGGAGTACCCGCACCAGCTCTCCGGCGGCATGCGGCAGCGCGCGCTCATCGCCATGGCGGTCGCGTGCGCACCGCGCCTGCTGATCGCGGACGAGCCGACGACGGCGCTCGACGTCACCATCCAGGCCCAGATCCTCGAACTCCTCAAGGAGTTGGTCGACCAGCAGGGCACGGCGCTTCTGATGATCACTCATGACCTGGGCGTCGTCGCCGGGTTGTGCGACCAGGTCAATGTGCTCTACGCGGGACGGGCGGTGGAAACGGCCGGCCGCCGTGAACTGTTCGCGCACCCCACCCATCCGTACGCGCACGGTCTGCTCGGCTCCATCCCACGTCTCGACGCACCGCGCGGCGACCCGCTCAGGCCGATCCGCGGGTCGATCAACGACAAGATCGCGTGGGCCGACGGCTGCGCGTTCGCGCCCCGCTGCGACTTCTACACGATGGAGTGCCTGACGGGCACCCCGGAACTCACCGAACCGCGCGCACCGGGCCACCAGGTGCGCTGCGTCAACCCGGTCCTGCCGGCGGAGGCTGCCACCGGCACGGCGGAGGTCTCCTCATGA
- a CDS encoding ABC transporter permease: protein MTKKADKIDRLAQLTERTETTSGAGLWREAFRRLRANKAAIIGGVVIGLFVVIAIVGPWLAPYSPTAQDWRGEVFPNQGRFVGPRGENWFGLDHLGRDEFSRMLVGARQTLLVGVVSMLIGLVAGAVIGAVSGAAATLGGEPGKRVDTVIMRVTDIMLALPSLLLAASVAAVLGQSLTTVMIAVGVVQVPVFARLLRGSMLAQGSSDHVLAAKAVGIRKRRIVLTQILPNSLSPVIVQATLSLATAIIEAAALSYLGLGNPDPAIPEWGVMLSQAQRFFDNAPMMSVYPAVGIIVTALGFTLLGEAMREALDPKLRG, encoded by the coding sequence GTGACGAAGAAGGCCGACAAGATCGACAGGCTCGCGCAGCTCACCGAGCGGACCGAGACCACCTCCGGCGCCGGACTCTGGCGTGAGGCGTTCCGGCGGCTGCGCGCGAACAAGGCGGCGATCATCGGCGGCGTCGTGATCGGCCTGTTCGTGGTGATCGCGATCGTGGGCCCGTGGCTCGCCCCGTACAGCCCCACCGCGCAGGACTGGCGCGGCGAAGTCTTCCCCAACCAGGGGCGCTTCGTCGGACCGCGCGGCGAGAACTGGTTCGGTCTCGACCATCTCGGGCGCGACGAGTTCTCCCGGATGCTCGTGGGCGCCCGGCAGACCCTGCTCGTGGGCGTCGTGTCGATGCTCATCGGGCTGGTGGCCGGCGCGGTCATCGGCGCCGTGTCGGGCGCGGCGGCGACGCTCGGCGGCGAGCCGGGCAAGCGCGTGGACACCGTCATCATGCGCGTCACCGACATCATGCTGGCGCTGCCCTCGCTGCTGCTGGCCGCGTCCGTCGCCGCCGTGCTCGGCCAGTCGCTGACCACCGTGATGATCGCGGTGGGCGTGGTGCAAGTGCCGGTGTTCGCACGGCTGTTGCGCGGTTCGATGCTCGCGCAGGGCAGCTCGGACCATGTCCTGGCGGCCAAGGCGGTGGGCATCCGCAAGCGCCGTATCGTCCTCACCCAGATCCTGCCCAACTCGCTCAGCCCGGTGATCGTCCAGGCGACGCTCAGCCTCGCCACCGCGATCATCGAGGCCGCCGCCCTGTCCTATCTGGGCCTCGGCAATCCGGACCCGGCGATCCCGGAGTGGGGCGTGATGCTGTCGCAGGCGCAGCGCTTCTTCGACAACGCGCCGATGATGTCGGTCTATCCGGCGGTCGGGATCATCGTCACCGCTCTTGGCTTCACGCTGCTCGGTGAGGCGATGCGGGAAGCCCTCGACCCCAAGCTGCGAGGCTGA
- a CDS encoding ABC transporter permease has product MLRLVARRLLQLIPTLLGLSVLLFLWLNRLPGGPASSILGERATEAEVARINRALGLDEPVWVQYGRFIKRIFQLDLGTSTQTGRPVWEEFTLRFPATVELGVAAMAIAIVVGIPLGYFAARRRGSWLDVTAVSGSLLGICVPVFFLALLLKGLFAVNLGIFPSYGRLSTGIDATKVTGFAVLDGLLTGEFDASWDAIMHLVLPALALASIPLAVIVRMTRASVLEVLGEDYVRTAESKGLDKRVVRARHVLRNALLPVITAVGLLTGSLLSGAVLTESVFTFGGIGSFIRTSIDARDYPVLVGFILFIALVYVLINLLVDVAYSLIDPRVRVH; this is encoded by the coding sequence GTGCTGAGACTCGTCGCACGACGACTGCTGCAGCTGATACCCACCCTGCTCGGTCTGTCGGTTCTGCTCTTCCTGTGGCTGAACCGGCTGCCCGGCGGACCCGCGTCGTCGATCCTCGGCGAGCGCGCGACCGAGGCCGAAGTGGCCCGCATCAACCGGGCGTTGGGGCTCGACGAGCCGGTGTGGGTCCAGTACGGACGGTTCATCAAGCGGATCTTCCAGCTCGACCTCGGCACCTCCACCCAGACCGGCAGGCCGGTGTGGGAGGAATTCACCCTGCGCTTCCCCGCGACCGTCGAACTCGGCGTCGCCGCCATGGCCATCGCGATCGTGGTGGGCATTCCGCTCGGCTACTTCGCCGCCCGGCGCCGCGGCAGCTGGCTCGATGTGACGGCGGTGTCCGGCTCACTGCTCGGCATCTGCGTGCCGGTCTTCTTCCTGGCGCTGCTCCTCAAAGGGCTCTTCGCCGTCAACCTCGGGATCTTCCCGAGCTACGGCCGGCTCTCGACGGGTATCGACGCGACGAAGGTCACCGGATTCGCTGTCCTGGACGGCCTGTTGACCGGTGAGTTCGACGCCTCGTGGGACGCGATCATGCATCTGGTGCTGCCGGCGCTCGCGCTCGCCTCCATCCCGCTCGCCGTCATCGTGCGGATGACCAGGGCCAGCGTGCTGGAGGTGCTGGGCGAGGACTACGTACGTACGGCGGAGTCCAAGGGCCTGGACAAGCGCGTCGTACGCGCCCGGCACGTCCTGCGCAACGCGCTGCTGCCGGTGATCACCGCGGTCGGTCTGCTGACCGGCAGCCTGCTGTCCGGCGCCGTCCTCACCGAGTCGGTCTTCACCTTCGGCGGGATCGGATCGTTCATCCGTACGTCGATCGACGCGCGTGACTATCCCGTGCTCGTCGGCTTCATCCTCTTCATCGCGCTCGTGTACGTCCTCATCAATCTGCTGGTCGACGTGGCGTACAGCCTCATCGACCCGAGAGTGCGGGTGCACTGA
- a CDS encoding ABC transporter ATP-binding protein, with the protein MADRPEEDKAGEPLLRVEGLVKHFPVKKGLLQRQVGAVKAVDGLSFDVHAGETLGVVGESGCGKSTMGRLITRLDEPTGGRVEFQGHDITHMSAGKIRPLRRDVQMIFQDPYSSLNPRHTIGTIVGAPFKLQHVEPEGGVKKEVQRLLGLVGLSPEHYNRYPHEFSGGQRQRIGIARALALSPKLVVADEPVSALDVSIQAQVVNLLDDLQDELGLTYVIIAHDLSVIRHVSDRIAVMYLGKIVELSDRKSLYERPMHPYTKALLSAVPVPDPKRRGARSERILLKGDVPSPISPPTGCRFHTRCWKATEVCRTVEPPLIRLEPGHEAACHHPENAPDQIPDDTTVLASAREAIALVGDAVATDPDAGKAADGESAGPSAEAETSEVETSEAPKGLTKE; encoded by the coding sequence TCCAGCGCCAGGTCGGCGCCGTCAAGGCGGTCGACGGGCTGTCCTTCGACGTCCACGCCGGTGAGACGCTCGGCGTCGTCGGTGAGTCCGGCTGCGGCAAGTCGACCATGGGCCGGCTGATCACGCGGCTCGACGAACCGACAGGCGGGCGGGTCGAGTTCCAGGGCCACGACATCACGCACATGTCGGCGGGCAAGATCCGTCCGCTCCGCCGCGACGTGCAGATGATCTTCCAGGACCCGTACTCCTCGCTGAACCCGCGCCACACGATCGGCACGATCGTCGGCGCGCCGTTCAAGCTCCAGCACGTGGAGCCCGAGGGCGGGGTGAAGAAGGAGGTCCAGCGCCTCCTGGGCCTGGTGGGTCTGAGCCCCGAGCACTACAACCGCTATCCGCACGAGTTCTCCGGCGGCCAGCGCCAGCGCATCGGTATCGCGCGGGCCCTGGCGCTGAGCCCGAAGCTGGTCGTGGCCGACGAGCCGGTCTCCGCGCTGGACGTGTCGATCCAGGCGCAGGTGGTGAACCTGCTGGACGACCTCCAGGACGAGCTGGGCCTCACGTACGTGATCATCGCGCACGACCTCTCGGTCATCCGCCATGTCTCGGACCGGATCGCGGTGATGTACCTCGGCAAGATCGTCGAGCTGTCGGACCGCAAGTCGCTGTACGAGCGGCCGATGCACCCGTACACGAAGGCGCTGCTGTCGGCGGTGCCGGTGCCCGACCCGAAGCGGCGCGGGGCCAGGAGCGAGCGGATTCTGCTCAAGGGCGATGTGCCGTCGCCGATCTCGCCGCCGACCGGCTGCCGGTTCCACACCCGTTGCTGGAAGGCGACGGAGGTGTGCCGGACGGTGGAGCCGCCGCTGATCCGGCTGGAGCCGGGGCACGAGGCGGCCTGCCACCACCCGGAGAACGCGCCGGACCAGATCCCGGACGACACGACGGTGCTCGCGTCGGCGCGCGAGGCGATCGCGCTGGTGGGTGACGCGGTGGCGACCGACCCGGATGCCGGGAAGGCGGCTGACGGTGAGTCGGCCGGGCCTTCCGCCGAGGCGGAGACCTCCGAGGTGGAGACCTCCGAGGCGCCGAAGGGGCTCACCAAGGAGTAG
- a CDS encoding ABC transporter ATP-binding protein, translating into MSLLELDGVKVHFPVKKGIFFDRTVGHVYAVDGVSLKVEAGQTYGLVGESGCGKTTLGRAVLRLVDITEGEVVFDGTDLAKLPDEEMRRIRHRLQMVFQDPLGSLNPRQNIESILSEGMAAHGIGADQEERRERIKKILAEVGLSANALARYPHEFSGGQRQRIGIARALVLEPDVIICDEPVSALDVSIQAQVINLLEELQESKGLTYLVIAHDLAVVRHISDVIGVMYLGSLVEEAPSDALYAEPRHPYTRALMSAVPVPDPDLEDRRERILLHGDLPSPAAPPAGCRFHTRCPWKQETRCATERPELTVVGDGHRVACHFAAEIEAGTVERTRATGIAAVTEAEPGALTEPV; encoded by the coding sequence ATGAGTCTGCTCGAACTGGACGGCGTGAAGGTCCACTTCCCCGTCAAGAAGGGCATCTTCTTCGACCGCACCGTCGGCCATGTCTACGCCGTCGACGGTGTCTCGCTGAAGGTCGAGGCGGGTCAGACGTACGGCCTGGTCGGCGAGTCGGGCTGCGGCAAGACCACCCTCGGCCGGGCGGTCCTGCGCCTCGTCGACATCACCGAGGGCGAAGTCGTCTTCGACGGCACGGATCTGGCGAAGCTGCCGGACGAGGAGATGCGGCGGATCCGGCACCGCCTTCAGATGGTCTTCCAGGACCCGCTGGGCAGCCTCAACCCCCGGCAGAACATCGAGTCGATCCTCTCCGAGGGGATGGCGGCGCACGGCATCGGCGCGGACCAGGAGGAGCGCCGCGAGCGGATCAAGAAGATCCTCGCGGAGGTCGGCCTGTCGGCGAACGCGCTCGCGCGTTATCCGCACGAGTTCTCCGGCGGCCAGCGCCAGCGCATCGGTATCGCGCGGGCGCTCGTCCTCGAACCGGACGTGATCATCTGCGACGAGCCGGTCTCCGCGCTCGACGTCTCCATCCAGGCGCAGGTGATCAACCTCCTTGAGGAGCTTCAGGAGTCCAAGGGCCTGACCTATCTCGTCATCGCCCACGACCTGGCCGTGGTCCGCCACATCTCGGATGTCATCGGCGTCATGTATCTGGGCTCGCTGGTGGAGGAGGCACCGAGCGACGCGCTGTACGCGGAGCCGAGGCACCCGTACACGAGGGCGCTGATGTCGGCGGTGCCGGTGCCCGACCCGGACCTGGAGGACCGCCGCGAACGCATCCTGCTCCACGGCGATCTGCCGTCCCCGGCGGCCCCGCCGGCGGGGTGCCGATTCCATACGCGCTGCCCGTGGAAGCAGGAGACGCGGTGCGCGACGGAGCGGCCGGAGCTGACGGTGGTGGGGGACGGCCACCGGGTGGCGTGCCACTTCGCGGCGGAGATCGAGGCGGGGACGGTGGAGCGGACGAGGGCGACGGGGATCGCGGCGGTGACGGAGGCGGAGCCGGGGGCGCTGACGGAGCCGGTGTGA